In one Geotoga petraea genomic region, the following are encoded:
- a CDS encoding YncE family protein, which translates to MDIIDFYSQEKFTFEDAVIPLGGAYDGHYFYIIDNYTKTIFKLKNNNIIKKIKLESKPTNIEIFENKIYITSTNPNRIYILDTDLNIINFINHSVTSPLIIKNDNKIYIPMIENVENGNFKSNILFLKPENNTYILNYANIKHPIDIINKDGVEYILNYYEGNIYKNLLTKQEFLVHINEYTTNIEVYKDKLLINSLNSGLYFYDIEKNEKEKILDVPIRDFAISPNQEYIYAISHIDNKLYIIKNKKIYQEIEVGSYPIDIEAPDNNIILILTTADQNLVTLRRFE; encoded by the coding sequence GTGGACATCATAGATTTTTATTCACAAGAAAAATTTACTTTTGAAGATGCCGTAATACCTTTAGGTGGAGCGTATGATGGCCATTACTTTTATATTATTGATAATTATACCAAAACAATTTTTAAACTTAAAAATAATAATATAATAAAAAAAATTAAATTGGAGTCAAAACCAACAAATATTGAAATATTTGAAAATAAAATATATATAACCTCAACAAATCCTAATAGAATTTATATATTAGATACTGATTTAAATATTATAAATTTTATAAATCACTCTGTTACTAGTCCGTTAATTATTAAAAACGATAATAAAATTTATATTCCTATGATAGAAAATGTTGAAAATGGTAATTTTAAATCAAATATTTTATTTCTAAAACCTGAAAATAATACTTATATATTAAATTATGCAAATATTAAACATCCTATAGATATCATAAATAAAGATGGTGTTGAATATATATTAAATTATTACGAGGGTAATATTTACAAAAATCTTTTAACTAAACAAGAATTTTTAGTTCATATAAATGAGTATACAACTAATATAGAAGTTTATAAAGACAAACTATTGATTAATTCACTAAATTCTGGATTGTATTTTTATGATATTGAAAAAAATGAAAAAGAAAAAATTTTGGATGTACCAATAAGAGATTTTGCTATTTCTCCCAATCAAGAATATATATACGCAATTTCACATATAGATAATAAATTGTATATTATCAAAAACAAAAAAATATACCAAGAAATCGAAGTTGGATCTTATCCAATAGATATTGAAGCACCAGACAACAACATTATATTAATTTTAACTACAGCTGATCAAAATTTAGTTACTTTAAGGCGTTTTGAATAA
- the udk gene encoding uridine kinase, producing MVLVAIVGGSGSGKTSVTRNIVEHFENRASMLNMDDYYKDLPPQVNPYDFNFDDPKAFDFKLLREHLELLKKGKTIEMPVYNMVTFRREEGVTRTFPPNDLVLVEGIYTLHDDKISEMFDFSVYIDAPSDERLIRRIERDTIERGRTVESILSQYRKFVAPSFKSFIEPQKFKCDIVLPEGVNNIKGMNIIKNAIERMLETKIWEGNQ from the coding sequence TTGGTCCTCGTTGCTATAGTTGGTGGTAGTGGTTCTGGAAAAACTAGTGTCACAAGAAATATAGTTGAACATTTTGAAAATAGGGCTTCAATGCTTAATATGGATGATTATTATAAAGATTTACCCCCCCAGGTAAATCCTTATGATTTTAACTTTGACGATCCAAAAGCTTTTGACTTTAAATTACTTAGAGAACATTTAGAACTTTTAAAAAAGGGTAAAACTATTGAAATGCCTGTTTATAATATGGTTACCTTCCGAAGAGAAGAAGGCGTAACAAGGACATTTCCACCGAATGACCTAGTTTTAGTTGAAGGAATATATACCCTTCACGATGATAAAATATCTGAAATGTTTGATTTCTCTGTATACATTGATGCTCCTTCAGATGAAAGGCTAATAAGAAGAATAGAGAGAGATACAATTGAAAGAGGTAGAACAGTAGAGAGCATTTTATCACAATATAGGAAATTTGTAGCACCATCTTTTAAATCTTTTATTGAACCTCAAAAGTTCAAATGTGATATAGTATTACCAGAAGGGGTTAATAACATAAAGGGAATGAACATAATAAAAAATGCAATTGAAAGAATGCTTGAAACAAAAATATGGGAGGGAAACCAATGA
- a CDS encoding BMP family lipoprotein produces MKKLTVLALVLTLIVSSFALKAIMVTDTGGLGDKSFNDGTWEGLLQAEEELNAEVDYIISKEQTDYVGNLTNAAQDADVVVAVGFLMADALFNVAPQFPDTRFIGIDISPSEGQTVPSNLALYIFKEEQTSFLAGYLAASMTQTGTLGYVGGIRIPPVLRLEIGFRSGVKAYNQLHNTNINVLTGYVGGFGEPAKGKQMAMSQYQQGADIIFHAAGASGNGVIDASREIGSDYYGISPNADLKTVIDAYYAKGTGYFSIGVDSDQDYLAPGYVLTSAMKRVDQAAFLGIRSARSARAFQSGLNVLGFNQDGVGLSPMKYTKGMVPSSVFAEIAYLRTLVESGEIVIADTDETFGSFDVSNVEFPF; encoded by the coding sequence ATGAAAAAGCTAACTGTATTGGCTTTGGTATTAACACTTATTGTTAGTTCTTTTGCTTTAAAAGCAATCATGGTTACAGACACTGGAGGTCTTGGAGACAAATCATTCAATGATGGTACATGGGAAGGATTGCTTCAAGCAGAGGAAGAACTTAATGCAGAAGTAGATTACATCATTTCAAAAGAACAAACAGACTATGTTGGAAACTTAACTAACGCTGCTCAAGATGCAGACGTAGTTGTTGCTGTTGGATTTTTGATGGCAGATGCATTATTCAATGTAGCTCCACAATTTCCCGATACAAGATTCATAGGAATTGACATTTCTCCATCTGAAGGTCAAACAGTTCCAAGTAATTTAGCACTTTATATATTTAAAGAAGAACAAACTTCTTTCTTAGCAGGATATTTAGCTGCTTCTATGACACAAACAGGGACATTAGGTTACGTTGGTGGAATTAGAATTCCTCCTGTTTTAAGATTGGAAATAGGATTCAGATCAGGTGTAAAAGCTTATAATCAATTGCATAACACAAATATCAATGTATTAACTGGTTATGTTGGCGGATTTGGAGAGCCTGCAAAAGGTAAACAAATGGCAATGTCTCAATATCAACAAGGTGCAGACATAATTTTCCACGCAGCTGGAGCATCAGGAAACGGTGTTATTGACGCTTCAAGGGAAATTGGTTCAGATTACTATGGAATTTCACCAAATGCAGATTTGAAAACAGTTATAGATGCATATTATGCCAAAGGAACAGGCTATTTCTCAATAGGTGTTGACTCTGACCAAGATTACTTAGCTCCTGGTTATGTTTTAACATCAGCAATGAAGAGAGTAGACCAAGCTGCATTCTTAGGTATAAGATCAGCAAGATCAGCAAGAGCATTTCAGTCAGGATTAAACGTTTTAGGCTTTAATCAAGATGGTGTTGGCTTATCACCTATGAAATATACAAAAGGCATGGTTCCTTCAAGTGTATTCGCTGAAATTGCTTATTTAAGAACATTAGTTGAAAGCGGAGAAATCGTAATAGCAGATACAGATGAAACATTTGGAAGTTTTGACGTTTCTAATGTTGAATTTCCTTTTTGA
- a CDS encoding ABC transporter ATP-binding protein produces MSSNPDLNKKDYAVFMEKITKEFPRVLANDKVDLKVKKGEIHALIGENGAGKSTLMNQLYGLYKPTSGEIYISGEKVDIEGPKDAIKKGIGMVHQHFMLVDNLTVTENVILGSEETKRGILDIKKARKEVKELSEKYGLKVDVDANIEDIPVGMQQRVEIIKTLYRGADILILDEPTAVLTPQEIDEIFEIMDKLRKDGKTIIFISHKLHEVMQISDNITVMRLGKVTGNVSVKETNEKQLANMMVGREVVLRVDKKPKEPGDVFVKVDNLKVRDNRKLEAVRGISFEIKKGEILGVAGVAGNGQTELVEALTGLREIESGKYFYNGKDVSNYNVRELRELHITHIPEDRFRYAMVQEYPNYYNMIMGRHFKEPFAYRGFLNHDEIYKYSEKLIKNFDVRPADITQNTGTLSGGNQQKVVIAREVSAEPEFIAIAQPTRGLDVGAIEYVHNEILNLRDNNVAVLLVSMELEEVLSLSDRIIVMYEGQIMGEVKPDEVTVEEMGLMMAGKKLKDIKMSTELESHGGDK; encoded by the coding sequence ATGTCATCAAATCCTGATTTAAATAAAAAGGATTATGCAGTTTTTATGGAGAAAATAACGAAAGAGTTTCCAAGGGTATTGGCGAATGACAAAGTTGATTTAAAAGTAAAAAAAGGTGAAATTCATGCTCTTATTGGAGAAAATGGTGCAGGAAAATCCACTTTAATGAATCAACTATATGGATTATATAAACCTACTTCTGGAGAAATTTATATATCAGGTGAAAAAGTAGATATTGAAGGTCCAAAAGACGCAATAAAAAAAGGTATTGGCATGGTTCACCAACATTTTATGTTGGTAGATAATTTAACAGTTACAGAAAACGTTATTTTGGGTTCAGAGGAAACAAAACGTGGTATACTTGACATCAAAAAAGCAAGAAAAGAAGTTAAAGAGCTTTCAGAAAAATATGGATTGAAAGTTGATGTTGATGCTAATATTGAAGACATACCTGTAGGAATGCAACAAAGGGTAGAAATTATCAAAACTCTTTATAGAGGTGCAGATATTCTTATTCTGGATGAACCAACTGCTGTTCTAACCCCTCAAGAAATTGATGAAATATTTGAAATAATGGATAAATTAAGAAAAGATGGTAAAACTATTATTTTTATTTCTCATAAATTACATGAAGTCATGCAAATATCAGATAATATTACTGTTATGAGATTGGGTAAAGTTACTGGTAATGTAAGCGTAAAGGAAACTAATGAAAAACAACTTGCAAATATGATGGTCGGTAGAGAAGTTGTTTTAAGAGTAGATAAAAAACCAAAAGAACCTGGAGATGTTTTTGTCAAAGTAGATAATTTAAAAGTCAGAGACAATAGAAAATTAGAAGCTGTTAGAGGCATTAGTTTTGAAATCAAAAAAGGTGAAATATTAGGTGTTGCTGGCGTTGCAGGTAATGGACAAACAGAATTAGTTGAAGCATTGACAGGTCTTAGGGAAATTGAGAGTGGTAAATATTTTTATAATGGTAAAGATGTTTCTAATTACAATGTAAGAGAACTTAGAGAACTACATATAACTCATATACCTGAGGATAGATTTAGATATGCCATGGTTCAAGAGTATCCTAATTACTATAATATGATAATGGGCAGACATTTTAAAGAACCCTTTGCTTATAGAGGCTTTTTAAACCATGATGAAATTTATAAGTATAGTGAAAAACTGATTAAAAATTTTGACGTTAGACCTGCGGATATAACTCAAAATACTGGTACCTTATCTGGGGGAAATCAGCAAAAAGTTGTTATAGCCCGAGAAGTATCTGCTGAACCTGAATTTATTGCTATAGCTCAACCAACAAGAGGTTTAGATGTTGGAGCTATAGAATATGTACACAATGAAATTTTAAATTTAAGAGATAATAATGTCGCAGTTCTTTTAGTTTCAATGGAATTAGAAGAAGTATTATCTTTAAGTGATAGAATAATAGTTATGTATGAAGGACAAATAATGGGTGAAGTTAAACCAGATGAAGTTACAGTTGAAGAAATGGGTCTTATGATGGCTGGTAAAAAGTTGAAAGATATAAAAATGTCTACAGAATTAGAGTCCCACGGAGGCGATAAATAA
- a CDS encoding ABC transporter permease, which translates to MATHTRRIKWMPFLVPLLAVLFSLLISAIIILLIGENPLTAYFEMFKGAVGSRLSWADNITKMTSLLLTGLAVGFGFRAGVFNIGAEGQMTVGGIMAVFVGINMGNVPSVIAIPLTMTAGIIGGAVWASIAGFLKAKTGAHEVISTIMLNWVAYHLSNYLVAGPLAVGQGVPKSPEIAESAQLPPLITVQASTVPSGIIVAIVAAVVVYIILQRTTMGYELKAVGYNPYAAEYGGISISKNIVLTMAISGGLAGLAGSVEVMGVYHRIFGAFTGDRGFDGITIALIGQNNPIGIIFSAFLISSLRAGSNSMQSVGIPDDIVTIIQGIIILFVAADRIIKTLITRTQKNKKPSLEGGEDK; encoded by the coding sequence ATGGCTACACACACAAGAAGGATTAAATGGATGCCTTTTTTAGTTCCGCTATTGGCAGTTTTATTTTCTTTATTGATCTCTGCTATTATAATATTGTTGATTGGAGAAAATCCATTAACTGCCTATTTTGAGATGTTTAAAGGTGCTGTCGGATCAAGGCTATCTTGGGCAGATAATATAACAAAAATGACCAGTTTGCTTTTAACAGGTTTAGCTGTTGGATTTGGTTTTAGAGCTGGAGTTTTTAATATTGGTGCTGAAGGCCAAATGACAGTCGGTGGAATCATGGCAGTTTTTGTGGGTATTAACATGGGTAATGTACCTTCAGTAATCGCCATACCTTTAACAATGACAGCCGGTATTATAGGGGGAGCAGTTTGGGCTTCCATTGCTGGATTCTTAAAAGCAAAAACGGGTGCACATGAAGTTATTTCAACTATTATGCTTAACTGGGTAGCTTATCATTTAAGCAATTATTTGGTAGCAGGTCCTCTGGCAGTTGGCCAAGGAGTTCCAAAATCACCTGAAATTGCGGAAAGTGCTCAATTACCTCCATTGATAACAGTTCAAGCATCTACGGTTCCTTCAGGAATTATAGTTGCTATTGTAGCAGCGGTTGTTGTTTACATAATTTTGCAAAGAACTACAATGGGTTATGAGTTGAAAGCTGTTGGTTATAATCCTTATGCAGCTGAATATGGTGGAATATCTATTAGTAAAAATATAGTTTTAACAATGGCAATATCTGGTGGATTAGCTGGTTTAGCCGGTTCCGTTGAAGTTATGGGAGTTTATCATAGAATATTTGGAGCTTTTACTGGAGACAGAGGTTTTGACGGTATAACTATAGCTTTGATTGGTCAAAATAATCCTATTGGTATTATTTTTTCAGCTTTCTTGATTTCGTCATTAAGGGCTGGATCCAATTCAATGCAAAGTGTAGGTATACCTGATGATATTGTTACCATTATTCAGGGTATCATCATTCTCTTTGTTGCTGCAGATAGAATAATAAAAACGTTGATCACAAGAACACAAAAAAATAAGAAACCTTCACTTGAGGGTGGTGAGGATAAATGA
- a CDS encoding ABC transporter permease: MSWLEAIFTSLTSPLFYKLTILSALPLVFAAIGGVFTEKTGVVNIALEGIMKMGAFTSVAFTYITGNIWIGLLAGIISGIILAGLHAYVSIEWSANQIVSATAIIILAQGIVGFLMVPVFGQEGQSDFVSKIPNIKIDFIRDIPFIGEIFGNISLFFYLAVFVIVASWILIYKTPLGLRMRAVGENPKAADTLGVNVKGVRYFGVIMSGVLASLGGIYLALGDLGQFQEEMPAGKGFIALAAMILGNWNPIGAMWAALLFGAAEAMNIQLQTLLELPSEAKALLNLLPFILTLVVVGGFVGRTRSPAASGEPYEKE, translated from the coding sequence ATGAGTTGGTTAGAAGCAATTTTTACTTCTTTAACATCACCTCTTTTTTATAAACTGACTATATTGTCAGCATTACCTTTAGTATTTGCTGCAATAGGAGGAGTTTTTACAGAAAAAACAGGTGTTGTAAATATTGCGCTTGAAGGTATAATGAAAATGGGTGCTTTTACATCCGTTGCTTTTACTTATATAACTGGAAATATTTGGATTGGTTTATTAGCTGGTATTATATCCGGTATTATATTGGCAGGTTTACATGCTTATGTTTCTATTGAATGGTCTGCGAATCAAATAGTTTCTGCAACGGCTATAATCATTCTTGCTCAAGGTATTGTTGGTTTTTTAATGGTACCTGTTTTTGGTCAAGAGGGTCAGAGTGATTTTGTGTCAAAAATTCCAAATATAAAAATAGATTTTATAAGAGATATTCCTTTTATAGGTGAAATATTTGGAAATATATCTTTGTTTTTTTACTTAGCTGTATTTGTTATTGTTGCTTCTTGGATACTAATTTACAAAACACCTCTTGGATTAAGAATGAGGGCTGTTGGGGAAAATCCAAAAGCAGCAGATACTTTAGGGGTTAATGTTAAAGGAGTTAGATACTTTGGTGTTATAATGTCAGGTGTTTTGGCTTCTTTAGGTGGTATATATTTAGCCCTTGGTGACTTAGGTCAGTTCCAAGAAGAAATGCCAGCAGGTAAAGGTTTCATTGCTTTAGCCGCTATGATTTTAGGTAATTGGAATCCAATTGGCGCAATGTGGGCGGCATTATTATTTGGTGCAGCAGAAGCCATGAATATACAATTACAAACCTTACTGGAATTGCCTTCAGAGGCAAAGGCATTATTGAATTTATTACCATTTATTTTAACACTCGTTGTAGTTGGAGGGTTCGTTGGAAGAACGAGATCACCAGCCGCAAGTGGAGAGCCATACGAAAAAGAATAA
- a CDS encoding ribonuclease HII, which translates to MNSFDQDYLNKYGKIIGIDEAGRGPLAGPVFTAAVYVDSKEELKLLSNIGADSKKLSEKERIKRFNFLIKNFKYDINYSDESVIDEINILRATNLSMIKNLKKLDLKDVFLMVDGKNFYFDDRFECVIKGDEKSSLIGAASILAKVSRDNYMITLDERFPEFEFKRHKGYPTKKHIENVLKYGIIKDYRITFNPIKKFLIENKVKYNKNDFSKYRLIKLGIL; encoded by the coding sequence ATGAATTCTTTTGATCAGGACTATTTAAACAAATACGGAAAGATTATTGGAATAGACGAAGCTGGTAGAGGGCCTCTTGCTGGACCTGTTTTTACCGCTGCAGTTTATGTGGATTCTAAAGAAGAATTAAAACTATTATCCAATATAGGAGCCGATTCGAAAAAATTATCAGAAAAGGAGAGAATTAAAAGGTTTAATTTTCTTATAAAAAATTTTAAGTATGATATTAATTATTCTGATGAGTCAGTAATTGATGAGATAAATATTTTACGAGCAACTAATTTATCTATGATAAAAAATTTAAAAAAATTAGATTTAAAAGATGTTTTTTTAATGGTAGATGGTAAAAATTTTTATTTTGATGATCGATTTGAATGTGTAATTAAAGGAGATGAAAAGTCTTCCCTCATAGGGGCGGCTTCAATACTAGCAAAAGTATCAAGAGATAATTATATGATAACATTAGATGAAAGGTTTCCAGAGTTTGAATTTAAAAGACATAAAGGATACCCTACAAAAAAACACATAGAAAATGTATTGAAATATGGTATAATAAAAGATTATAGAATCACTTTTAATCCAATAAAGAAGTTTTTGATTGAAAATAAAGTTAAGTATAATAAAAATGATTTTTCTAAATATAGATTGATTAAATTGGGAATATTATAG
- a CDS encoding peptidyl-prolyl cis-trans isomerase, producing the protein MRKFTITFLVLILSLTTLSLNMSYEELSDDLSMIVNEEEISSEFFKAQTDMINILSTVKQTNELFFQTLTNTATGLELLNSYNKRVAINFSGKVLFIQFVESKGISLGRENLKENITNQFDEIINNSGISADDVSTYLNSKGFNTKEAYLDLQYYNALYERAIQLYYQSKSLEYDISDEEIKNEYNKNQDSYVKPPQSEISIIRFEDSEEASLTYKKITDGYYNFEDVYEEKKKEENADNITIDLNVEGNQYVNIVKNNAPGYISKPQNVGENEWILIKILSKSPERKLSIDEAKNQIIFNLRDRKAKDYFDTILPKEFEKFKEESKVVLNKKLFY; encoded by the coding sequence GTGAGAAAATTTACTATTACATTTTTAGTATTGATTTTATCTTTGACAACATTATCTTTAAATATGAGTTATGAAGAACTCTCGGATGATCTATCTATGATTGTAAATGAAGAAGAGATTTCTTCTGAATTTTTCAAAGCCCAAACAGATATGATAAATATTTTATCAACAGTTAAGCAAACAAATGAATTATTTTTTCAAACTCTAACTAATACAGCCACAGGTCTTGAACTTTTGAATTCTTATAACAAAAGGGTTGCTATTAATTTTTCTGGAAAAGTTTTATTTATTCAATTTGTAGAAAGCAAAGGTATATCATTAGGTAGAGAAAATCTAAAGGAAAATATAACAAATCAATTTGATGAAATTATAAATAACAGCGGTATATCAGCGGATGACGTTAGTACTTATTTGAATTCAAAAGGTTTCAACACTAAAGAAGCTTATTTGGATTTACAATATTATAATGCTCTTTATGAAAGAGCTATTCAACTTTATTATCAATCTAAATCTTTAGAATATGATATTAGTGATGAAGAAATTAAAAATGAATATAATAAGAACCAAGATTCTTATGTAAAGCCACCACAGTCTGAAATATCAATAATAAGGTTTGAAGATTCTGAAGAAGCTAGCTTGACTTATAAAAAAATAACTGATGGTTATTATAATTTTGAAGATGTGTATGAAGAAAAGAAAAAAGAAGAAAATGCTGATAACATAACTATTGATTTAAATGTAGAGGGAAATCAATATGTTAACATTGTTAAAAACAATGCTCCTGGATACATTTCCAAACCACAAAACGTTGGTGAAAATGAATGGATATTGATAAAAATACTTTCAAAGTCACCAGAAAGAAAATTGTCTATAGATGAAGCAAAAAATCAAATAATATTTAACTTAAGAGATAGAAAAGCTAAAGATTATTTTGATACAATATTACCGAAGGAGTTTGAAAAATTCAAAGAAGAATCTAAAGTTGTACTAAATAAAAAGCTATTTTATTAG
- a CDS encoding metal-sulfur cluster assembly factor, translating to MPKVTEEQVMNALTNVYDMEIGFDVVSLGLIYNIDIDEKDNVHVDMTLTTPMCPLAGMIVEDAKSKIGEVEGTNEVDVELTFDPPWDPSKASEEVRRLLGI from the coding sequence ATGCCAAAGGTAACAGAAGAACAAGTTATGAATGCCTTAACTAATGTATATGATATGGAAATCGGTTTTGATGTTGTATCTTTAGGTTTAATCTATAATATTGATATAGATGAGAAAGACAATGTTCACGTTGATATGACTTTAACTACTCCTATGTGTCCTTTAGCAGGAATGATAGTTGAAGATGCCAAAAGCAAAATTGGTGAAGTTGAAGGGACGAATGAAGTAGACGTTGAATTAACTTTTGATCCCCCTTGGGATCCCTCAAAAGCAAGTGAAGAAGTCAGAAGGTTATTAGGGATATAA
- a CDS encoding N5-glutamine methyltransferase family protein: MNSIDYINKIRRDLNISSNFILKTLSIYFDRDIIDIKIKNFDISKKDLYNLNKIFLEDYPIEYIKNTALFLGKEYYVDENVLIPRVETEDLVILAEKIINENNFGTLLDLATGSGVIAISLKIKNPNLIVYASDISEKALGVAQKNALKHNVEIDFLKSDIFEDMQDKMEIFDFIVSNPPYVEEMSPYINSSIKHEPKKALFSGKDGQDFFRKLIQYRSILKNKTLLFETTEFNYRKTKNILSNLGKTEIFKDSFGKYRFILVNT; encoded by the coding sequence ATGAATTCTATAGATTATATTAATAAAATTAGAAGGGACTTAAACATCTCTTCTAATTTTATTTTAAAAACATTATCAATATATTTTGATAGGGATATTATAGACATAAAAATAAAAAATTTCGATATAAGCAAAAAAGATTTATATAATCTAAATAAAATATTTTTAGAAGATTACCCAATAGAATATATAAAAAATACTGCTTTATTTTTAGGTAAAGAATATTATGTTGATGAAAATGTCTTGATTCCCAGGGTTGAAACAGAAGACCTTGTGATTTTAGCAGAAAAAATTATAAATGAAAATAATTTTGGTACTCTTTTGGATTTAGCAACAGGGAGTGGGGTTATTGCAATTTCACTTAAAATAAAGAATCCAAATTTAATTGTTTATGCCTCTGATATTTCCGAAAAAGCTTTAGGTGTTGCACAAAAAAACGCTTTAAAGCATAATGTTGAAATAGATTTTTTAAAATCTGATATTTTTGAAGATATGCAAGACAAGATGGAAATTTTTGATTTTATAGTTTCTAACCCTCCTTATGTTGAAGAGATGAGTCCTTATATAAACTCAAGTATAAAGCATGAACCAAAAAAAGCGTTATTCTCTGGAAAGGATGGTCAAGATTTTTTTAGAAAATTGATTCAATATAGAAGTATATTGAAAAACAAAACTCTGTTGTTTGAAACAACAGAGTTTAATTATAGAAAAACTAAAAATATTTTATCTAATTTGGGTAAAACGGAAATATTTAAAGATTCATTTGGAAAATATAGATTTATATTAGTTAATACTTAA
- a CDS encoding DUF4897 domain-containing protein, with the protein MPENRTPKRNSNFILITLIFLGGLTIFQFFMANSMRAKYDILNSNSIFIINEDQSVAINTNITMKAEDDNSFNQLIENFNTPDEEKKEAYVDNFAQIMKNIERPFEVISYESTMSTSKPNLTIEETVTVMGFTDRLNSNTLEFSLPGQPLNVQDSIVIEYPRNWQIQSIIPQPTQRGENFVIYEQEGQIDFPTIVFDITY; encoded by the coding sequence ATGCCAGAAAACAGAACACCAAAGAGAAATTCAAATTTTATTTTAATTACATTAATATTTTTAGGCGGTTTGACAATATTCCAATTTTTTATGGCCAATTCAATGAGAGCTAAATATGACATATTAAACTCAAATTCTATTTTTATTATTAATGAGGATCAATCTGTAGCTATAAACACAAATATAACAATGAAAGCTGAAGATGATAATTCTTTTAATCAATTAATAGAAAATTTCAACACCCCTGATGAAGAAAAAAAAGAAGCATATGTGGATAACTTTGCCCAAATTATGAAAAATATTGAAAGACCCTTTGAAGTAATTTCATATGAATCAACAATGTCAACTTCAAAACCAAATTTAACAATAGAAGAAACTGTAACAGTTATGGGTTTTACAGATAGATTAAATAGTAATACATTGGAATTTTCTCTTCCTGGGCAACCTCTTAATGTTCAGGATAGTATTGTTATTGAATATCCAAGAAATTGGCAAATACAATCTATAATCCCTCAACCAACTCAAAGAGGAGAAAATTTTGTAATTTACGAACAAGAAGGTCAGATAGATTTTCCAACAATTGTTTTTGATATTACATATTAA
- a CDS encoding SMC-Scp complex subunit ScpB, whose protein sequence is MDMKFQMIEALILSKSNGISFDEIIKRTNFEEEEAKKIINEIQLHYINEEHGIELGRFQNRYRFEIKPEIKKLITQKPKKMELTDTQFEVLTILFLNGASRGIEIEKSRGKNSYSQIKKLREYGLVKKVKKKNTQNSYLYDLSDRFYEWIPETTLRKLEEIKNANTTESDTNPGAEQKEIS, encoded by the coding sequence ATGGATATGAAATTTCAGATGATTGAAGCCTTAATCTTATCAAAGAGCAATGGTATAAGTTTTGATGAAATAATAAAAAGGACTAATTTTGAAGAAGAAGAGGCAAAAAAAATAATTAACGAAATTCAATTACATTATATTAACGAAGAACATGGGATAGAACTTGGTAGGTTTCAAAATAGGTATAGATTTGAAATAAAGCCTGAGATAAAAAAATTGATAACACAAAAACCAAAAAAGATGGAATTAACAGATACTCAATTTGAAGTGTTAACAATTTTGTTTTTAAATGGTGCTTCAAGAGGGATAGAGATAGAAAAATCACGCGGTAAGAATTCATATTCTCAAATTAAAAAATTACGAGAGTACGGGTTAGTAAAAAAAGTAAAGAAAAAAAACACTCAGAATAGCTATCTGTATGATTTATCAGATAGATTTTATGAATGGATACCTGAAACAACTTTAAGGAAATTGGAGGAAATTAAAAATGCTAACACTACAGAAAGCGATACAAACCCTGGGGCTGAGCAGAAGGAAATCAGCTGA